A single genomic interval of Bacteroidales bacterium harbors:
- a CDS encoding sigma-70 family RNA polymerase sigma factor encodes MYSDKELIERCLENDSRAQELLYKRFSRRMYGVCLRFARNTLEADDILQEGYIKVFSFLKEFRHDGSLEGWIRRIIVNTAINYYNSKQNEWSETSIDKAESYQSVSEDILEKISTADLLNLIHELPEGYRLVFNLYIIEGYNHKEIAEMLNISENTSKSQLSRARMALQQRLTQRKQ; translated from the coding sequence ATGTACTCTGATAAAGAATTGATCGAACGTTGCCTGGAGAATGATTCAAGGGCTCAGGAATTACTCTACAAGCGGTTTTCACGCCGTATGTACGGTGTTTGTCTGCGCTTTGCAAGGAATACATTGGAAGCTGACGACATCCTTCAGGAAGGTTATATCAAAGTTTTTTCATTCCTCAAGGAATTCCGTCACGATGGCTCTCTCGAAGGCTGGATCAGACGTATAATCGTCAACACAGCCATAAACTATTACAACAGCAAACAGAACGAATGGAGCGAGACGAGCATTGATAAGGCGGAGTCTTACCAATCTGTATCGGAAGATATTCTTGAAAAGATATCCACTGCTGATCTCCTGAACCTGATTCATGAATTACCTGAAGGTTACCGCCTGGTATTTAACCTTTATATCATTGAGGGCTATAACCACAAGGAAATTGCGGAAATGCTGAATATTTCAGAAAATACTTCCAAGTCACAGCTTTCAAGGGCCCGGATGGCTCTTCAACAAAGACTTACACAACGCAAACAATAA
- a CDS encoding porin family protein, producing MAENFNHIDQIIRQKFENFEPDPPIQVWENIRSGIKKNPPPPSSSGFVMPIIVTVSLLIFVGGLLYHFYIDDSRSTLLKTEASALSVQKAGVISTGSTTTSDVTLQEEFYQTPSEVPASSFSSESLNQAIQHDQQPVIPVREAFGQTYPGDRKQKKAKNNPSIASNSPSRSGQWKAGLVQALTAGELSYADALKYDLSLRDIRKLSGFQDYARHSRSDWSIGIYFNPEVTRCQDASIENTVSYNAGILPQVSFNRFFIQSGINMRFTHDKGNYAVDYNRYLGTYEDVYEVTFDSTENGVIPTYFTHTVEVYDTVNHYTISQTKANYTYLEIPLLFGYRYNFGRFSIFAKAGPAASFLVIRNVPGAGYPEDKARIINVDYQIPARSAVNWQLMMGAGFDYQLADKFSFSLEPTFRFALKPEYNLPDGARGNTTSFGIRAGLNYNF from the coding sequence ATGGCAGAAAATTTCAACCATATCGACCAGATCATCCGGCAGAAGTTCGAAAACTTCGAGCCGGATCCGCCTATTCAGGTGTGGGAAAACATCAGGTCCGGCATTAAAAAGAACCCTCCCCCGCCATCTTCTTCCGGATTCGTTATGCCGATCATTGTTACCGTCTCCCTGCTGATCTTTGTCGGCGGATTACTGTATCATTTTTATATTGACGATTCCAGATCCACTCTCCTGAAGACTGAGGCTTCTGCGCTGTCAGTCCAGAAAGCAGGGGTAATTTCAACCGGATCTACCACGACTTCTGATGTTACTTTACAGGAAGAGTTTTACCAAACCCCGTCAGAAGTACCTGCTTCCAGTTTTTCATCCGAAAGTCTTAACCAGGCAATCCAGCATGATCAACAGCCTGTGATCCCGGTCAGGGAAGCTTTTGGACAAACCTATCCAGGTGACAGGAAACAGAAAAAGGCAAAAAATAATCCGTCAATCGCTTCGAATAGCCCATCGAGAAGTGGCCAATGGAAAGCCGGCCTTGTCCAGGCACTTACTGCCGGTGAACTCAGCTATGCCGATGCCCTGAAGTATGACCTGAGCCTTCGTGATATCAGGAAACTGTCAGGATTCCAGGATTATGCAAGGCATAGCCGTTCAGATTGGTCTATCGGGATTTATTTCAATCCGGAAGTGACCAGGTGTCAGGATGCAAGCATAGAGAATACGGTCAGCTACAACGCAGGTATCCTGCCTCAGGTTAGTTTTAACCGCTTTTTTATCCAGAGCGGCATCAATATGAGGTTTACCCATGACAAGGGTAATTATGCCGTCGATTATAACCGCTATTTAGGTACTTACGAAGATGTCTATGAGGTTACATTCGATTCCACTGAAAATGGTGTTATCCCGACCTATTTTACCCATACCGTTGAGGTATACGATACGGTAAACCATTATACCATATCTCAAACAAAAGCTAATTATACTTATCTGGAAATCCCGTTATTGTTCGGTTACCGGTATAATTTCGGCAGGTTCTCGATATTTGCCAAAGCCGGGCCGGCCGCATCATTCCTGGTCATCAGGAATGTACCTGGTGCCGGGTATCCTGAAGATAAAGCCAGGATCATCAACGTTGATTACCAGATACCCGCAAGGTCTGCAGTTAACTGGCAACTAATGATGGGAGCGGGATTTGACTATCAGCTGGCTGATAAATTCAGTTTCAGCCTGGAACCTACTTTCCGTTTTGCACTAAAACCGGAATACAACCTGCCGGATGGCGCCAGGGGGAATACAACTTCATTCGGTATCAGAGCAGGTTTGAATTACAACTTCTAA
- a CDS encoding PKD domain-containing protein — translation MKKLLLPFKSKQFRRWGLACATLLALLGFMIMPASAQINFHQKYIFLSGQLTNTNTGAPIADHQIYISSDSLINNGFSYYATAKTDVNGFYRDTIATTSTDGIIKVYLYDFDNIMIQLDRYYRFVWENKYLMFADFAIFDPNANEELQANFTPQGDPLEENPLKIIFKDESFGVSIKSWLWDFGDGKTSTVQDPEHIYDEPGVYMVTLTISALPECLDCLTSSITKQVQVGLREFHHIGGHVFAQYFPIDLGLAYLYTYDADNNLIPLDTTQIDTLGYYYFYELPEGKYTTKARLQYGSVLYGQFMPTYFGNVFDWQDAQEIVLSDDDNWECDISLIPSDGITSGEGQITGQITYDTSLIVRTPIPAGDIEILLLNGQGTSLTCGLSDIEGNFSFNNITYGTYQLFPDVAGISTTPMYVTISEDKPWVDDVSLVIYPQQITFSIPENISTFIDKAFLIYPNPVSDQARISLQVLKASDMTVMITDLLGRVICRQDNQLPEGSQEIILPVRDLPAGFYEVLIIPEDKVMISGKFLKSN, via the coding sequence ATGAAAAAACTTTTACTCCCATTCAAAAGCAAGCAATTTCGCCGGTGGGGCCTGGCCTGTGCCACCCTGCTCGCATTGCTGGGCTTCATGATCATGCCGGCTTCAGCCCAGATAAACTTCCATCAGAAATATATCTTCCTCAGCGGCCAGCTTACCAACACCAATACCGGTGCCCCGATCGCAGACCACCAGATTTATATCAGCTCAGATTCCCTGATCAATAACGGATTCAGCTATTATGCAACAGCCAAAACCGATGTGAATGGTTTTTACCGGGATACTATCGCCACTACTTCTACAGATGGGATCATTAAAGTTTACCTGTACGACTTTGACAATATCATGATCCAGCTTGACCGTTATTACCGGTTCGTCTGGGAAAATAAGTATTTAATGTTCGCCGATTTCGCCATTTTCGACCCCAATGCGAATGAGGAACTGCAGGCTAATTTTACACCACAGGGTGATCCGCTGGAGGAAAATCCATTAAAAATCATCTTTAAGGATGAATCATTTGGAGTCAGCATCAAGTCATGGCTTTGGGACTTTGGGGATGGCAAAACCTCTACCGTGCAGGATCCTGAACATATTTATGATGAACCAGGGGTATATATGGTTACCCTGACTATCAGCGCACTTCCTGAATGCCTGGATTGTCTCACAAGCTCCATTACCAAACAGGTACAAGTCGGCCTCAGGGAGTTTCATCATATCGGCGGCCATGTATTTGCCCAATATTTTCCTATAGATTTAGGCCTGGCTTACTTGTACACCTATGATGCGGATAACAACCTGATCCCTCTTGATACTACGCAGATCGACACCCTGGGTTATTATTACTTCTATGAGCTACCCGAAGGAAAATACACCACAAAGGCCAGGTTGCAGTACGGTTCGGTGCTTTACGGGCAATTCATGCCCACTTACTTTGGCAATGTCTTTGACTGGCAAGATGCACAGGAAATTGTCCTTTCAGATGACGATAACTGGGAATGCGATATCAGCCTCATTCCTTCTGATGGCATCACTTCAGGCGAAGGACAGATTACCGGGCAGATCACTTATGATACATCCCTGATTGTCAGGACACCCATCCCGGCGGGAGATATTGAAATTCTTCTCCTGAACGGACAGGGAACCAGCCTGACCTGCGGGTTATCCGACATAGAGGGAAATTTCAGTTTTAACAATATTACCTATGGGACTTATCAGCTTTTCCCGGATGTGGCAGGGATATCCACTACGCCGATGTATGTGACTATTTCTGAAGATAAACCCTGGGTTGACGATGTAAGCCTGGTTATCTACCCCCAACAAATTACTTTTTCAATTCCTGAAAATATTTCGACCTTTATAGACAAAGCGTTTCTCATTTACCCCAATCCGGTTTCCGACCAGGCCAGGATTTCCCTCCAGGTTTTAAAGGCATCCGACATGACTGTTATGATCACTGACCTCCTGGGCAGGGTCATCTGCCGGCAGGATAACCAGTTACCGGAAGGATCACAGGAGATCATCCTCCCTGTGAGGGATTTGCCGGCAGGGTTCTACGAGGTGCTTATAATCCCTGAAGACAAGGTGATGATCTCAGGTAAGTTCCTGAAATCAAATTAA
- a CDS encoding RNA polymerase sigma factor, giving the protein MNSDDQIIVGCLEGKRKAYSLLFKNYASVMLGVCMRYCKNRIDAEDVMQDGFIKVFTQIHKFRREGSLEGWIKRIMINAAIDNYQSNLKYSFHEDVSEIVQSAVMDDHPDEDDDLADELNISREKLMEMIQELPDGYRMVFNLYAIESYNHKDIASLLGISENTSKTQLLKARKALRKKIEALLQHNHVNRVTTI; this is encoded by the coding sequence ATGAATTCCGATGATCAAATCATCGTAGGGTGTTTGGAAGGCAAGCGAAAAGCTTATAGCCTGCTCTTCAAAAATTATGCTTCGGTCATGCTGGGTGTTTGCATGCGTTACTGCAAGAACCGCATTGATGCCGAAGACGTGATGCAGGATGGTTTTATCAAGGTGTTCACCCAGATACATAAATTCCGCCGTGAAGGCTCTTTAGAAGGCTGGATCAAAAGGATCATGATCAATGCCGCTATCGATAACTATCAATCCAACCTGAAATATTCCTTCCATGAAGATGTCAGTGAAATCGTTCAATCTGCGGTAATGGATGATCATCCTGATGAAGATGATGACCTTGCGGACGAACTGAATATCTCCAGGGAAAAACTGATGGAAATGATCCAGGAATTGCCCGATGGCTACCGGATGGTATTTAACCTCTATGCAATTGAAAGTTACAATCATAAAGACATCGCTTCCCTGCTCGGGATATCAGAAAATACTTCTAAAACCCAATTATTGAAAGCCAGGAAAGCATTACGGAAAAAAATTGAAGCATTATTGCAACACAATCATGTCAACAGGGTTACAACGATATGA
- a CDS encoding PKD domain-containing protein yields the protein MKSLQIFTITLWLLFLSLNLPAQNHLNVTAKVTIGESSGNVSDTSCQAMFSAIPDSLTSYPFLYHFTDLSTGNINSWHWDFGDGFSSTEQNPSHQYNDPGIYEVCLTVKNLNDTTGCSDQLCQDVITLDYFSLGGLVYAGEYPLNNPVMTGDTGIASLYRIVNEQVVFVEDHYFQDYGYYWFGYLFTGDYIIKIGLTEGSTHYNNYFTTYYGNDILWTKADLLTISTSSYYDAEIHLLSVQELPIGPGVIKGYVNFEQSHELSMPPISQTTIILSDVNHSPLLFTMPNPSGYFEFTGIPYGTYFLNADATGKPSTIVTFTLSESSPLAEGINLTIFGSNVYGIQEVLEKGISFIRIYPNPVIEDLHVSAFSPVSAHVDINVVDVTGRSYYSHDEMLETGFNQILIPAASLPAGVYLLIMQPEGSAQRITGKFIK from the coding sequence ATGAAATCCCTGCAAATATTTACAATTACTTTATGGCTGCTCTTTCTTTCCTTAAACCTGCCAGCACAAAACCATTTAAATGTCACGGCTAAGGTCACTATCGGGGAAAGTTCCGGTAATGTCTCTGATACCTCCTGCCAGGCAATGTTTTCTGCCATTCCGGATTCCCTTACAAGTTACCCGTTTTTGTACCATTTCACAGATCTATCAACTGGCAATATCAATTCATGGCACTGGGATTTCGGCGATGGTTTCTCCAGCACGGAACAAAATCCATCTCATCAATATAACGACCCCGGGATTTACGAAGTTTGTCTTACCGTTAAAAACCTGAACGACACAACCGGCTGTTCCGACCAACTCTGCCAGGATGTCATTACGCTTGATTATTTCAGCCTGGGCGGACTTGTATATGCCGGAGAGTATCCACTTAATAATCCGGTTATGACCGGAGATACCGGCATTGCCTCACTTTACAGGATTGTCAATGAACAGGTCGTTTTCGTTGAAGATCATTATTTCCAGGACTACGGTTATTATTGGTTCGGATATCTTTTTACGGGGGATTACATCATAAAGATCGGACTGACGGAAGGATCCACGCATTATAACAATTACTTCACTACCTATTATGGCAATGATATTTTGTGGACAAAAGCAGATTTGCTGACAATATCCACTTCAAGTTACTATGATGCCGAAATCCATCTCCTGTCCGTCCAGGAACTGCCGATTGGTCCAGGGGTTATCAAGGGGTATGTCAATTTCGAGCAAAGCCATGAACTCAGCATGCCGCCAATTTCTCAGACTACCATAATCCTTTCGGATGTCAATCATTCACCGCTGCTTTTCACCATGCCCAATCCATCAGGATATTTTGAATTTACCGGGATTCCTTATGGCACTTATTTCCTGAACGCTGATGCAACCGGTAAACCTTCAACAATTGTTACTTTTACTCTTTCGGAAAGCTCCCCATTGGCTGAAGGGATCAACCTGACCATATTCGGATCCAATGTTTATGGCATCCAGGAAGTATTGGAAAAGGGTATTTCTTTTATCCGTATTTACCCTAACCCGGTAATCGAAGACCTGCATGTCAGCGCATTTTCTCCTGTATCTGCCCATGTTGATATCAATGTCGTTGATGTCACAGGGAGAAGTTACTATTCACATGATGAAATGCTCGAAACGGGTTTCAACCAAATCCTCATCCCGGCTGCATCTCTCCCGGCTGGTGTCTATTTACTGATTATGCAACCTGAGGGAAGCGCCCAGCGCATCACGGGGAAATTCATTAAATAA
- a CDS encoding PKD domain-containing protein: MKNIFLTLLTGLFISLSAFAQNYTVTVFGTVMLVSGNTISPVPDQEVIITVDSSNGGFTYQDTVYTDDSGYYEDVISISGYSGYEYVQAMTLDSCLGQYLYNGQFIAPGATLQPMDFYLCNTGGGWNGCENYFIYNYDYNEPFTLTFEGFLYNGPGAQYYLWDFGDGTTGEGQTVTHTFPSGQGNNGIYMVGLSTMVMDSMGDSCFYTSYQEVWLNSQPECYAYFSYYPDSSNVLTINFLDMSYNPNGTAPDSWFWEFGDGTSSTLQNPVHTYADTGYYIVCLTIADSSSMCTNTYCEEVFTGYPPPPSECESYIIPYNMYGLTVEFEGYTISQYETEYYWEFGDGVTATGQFVSHTYPYPGIYITTLQTIDATSCTYETSMEVWVDTLNQGCGTYFSYEQIDSLTFTFTGIVYLNNGMTYPDSSTVYTWDFGDGTTGTGQTITHTFQENPAGGYTVCLTSTIVLPDGNSCTANYCEGINLVIPTFYIYGSVFLGNNLVADQAVVHLMTMDTTWQNVVEVQSTTIDSGGFYSFPEVSMYNSCIYYIQAELTEGSAYFGQYIPTYHISSLNWEEATPWLPLMNWPANIFMLTGDSTDSGNGSITGVVSNLGSRGFMNDVEIVLMDADKNPLTYLRSDEQGSFIFEDLAYGTYVIHAEIMGIHTIQAQVTLSADQPEAYVQVQVSGGEAYVVFGVPEQNVVLDKVGEIYPNPVNDNPKFDITVRKPVSLEISIFGQTGQLMDVRVLSLGTGMHSIKLDIGSLTVGLYLLRLTTGQGEVVSRKFLKVQ; encoded by the coding sequence ATGAAAAATATCTTCTTAACGCTGCTAACCGGACTTTTTATAAGTCTTTCGGCTTTCGCTCAAAATTACACTGTTACGGTTTTCGGAACCGTTATGCTTGTCAGTGGAAATACCATCAGTCCAGTGCCTGATCAGGAAGTCATCATCACAGTCGACAGTTCCAACGGCGGTTTTACTTATCAAGATACTGTTTATACCGATGATTCGGGATATTATGAAGATGTGATCAGTATTTCAGGCTATTCAGGGTACGAATATGTACAAGCCATGACCCTTGATTCATGTCTTGGGCAGTACCTATATAACGGGCAGTTTATTGCACCGGGTGCTACATTGCAGCCAATGGATTTTTATTTGTGCAACACCGGTGGGGGTTGGAACGGGTGTGAAAATTATTTCATTTATAATTATGATTATAATGAACCTTTTACGCTGACATTTGAAGGATTTCTTTACAATGGCCCGGGTGCGCAATATTATTTGTGGGATTTTGGCGATGGCACAACAGGCGAAGGACAGACCGTGACGCATACCTTCCCTTCAGGACAGGGTAATAACGGAATTTATATGGTAGGATTATCCACCATGGTCATGGATTCAATGGGTGATTCCTGTTTTTATACTTCCTACCAGGAAGTCTGGCTTAACAGCCAACCTGAGTGTTACGCTTATTTTTCATATTATCCTGACAGTTCGAATGTGCTGACTATCAACTTCCTGGATATGAGTTATAATCCTAATGGCACTGCTCCGGATTCGTGGTTCTGGGAATTTGGAGACGGCACCAGTTCAACACTACAAAACCCGGTACATACTTATGCTGATACAGGATATTACATAGTATGCCTGACAATTGCAGATAGCTCAAGTATGTGTACCAACACATACTGTGAAGAAGTATTTACCGGATATCCACCGCCTCCGAGCGAATGCGAAAGTTACATCATACCTTATAATATGTATGGACTGACAGTGGAATTTGAAGGTTATACTATCAGCCAGTATGAAACAGAATATTACTGGGAATTTGGAGATGGAGTAACAGCTACAGGTCAGTTCGTTTCTCATACATACCCTTACCCGGGAATTTATATCACCACATTGCAAACCATAGATGCAACAAGTTGTACCTACGAGACTTCAATGGAAGTATGGGTGGATACTCTCAACCAGGGATGCGGCACTTATTTCAGTTACGAACAGATTGACAGTCTGACTTTCACATTCACCGGCATTGTTTACCTGAATAATGGAATGACCTACCCGGATTCGAGTACGGTCTATACCTGGGATTTTGGTGACGGCACCACCGGAACCGGCCAAACCATCACTCATACTTTCCAGGAAAACCCGGCCGGCGGTTATACGGTATGCCTGACATCAACGATTGTTTTACCAGACGGTAACTCTTGCACTGCCAACTATTGCGAGGGTATTAATCTAGTGATCCCCACTTTCTATATATATGGATCAGTTTTCCTGGGAAATAACCTTGTTGCAGATCAGGCGGTAGTTCATCTTATGACCATGGATACTACATGGCAAAATGTCGTTGAAGTTCAATCGACTACGATTGATTCAGGCGGATTTTATTCCTTCCCGGAAGTTTCGATGTACAATTCATGCATTTATTACATCCAGGCCGAGTTGACAGAGGGGTCTGCCTATTTTGGGCAGTATATTCCGACTTATCACATCAGTTCCTTAAACTGGGAAGAGGCTACACCCTGGCTCCCGCTTATGAACTGGCCTGCCAATATTTTCATGTTAACAGGCGACTCGACAGACAGCGGCAATGGTTCCATAACCGGTGTGGTATCCAACCTTGGGTCAAGAGGGTTCATGAATGATGTCGAAATTGTTCTGATGGATGCAGATAAAAATCCTTTGACTTATTTACGTTCGGATGAGCAGGGATCATTTATTTTCGAAGACCTCGCTTATGGCACTTATGTTATACATGCAGAAATCATGGGAATTCATACGATCCAGGCCCAGGTTACCCTGAGTGCTGACCAGCCGGAAGCATACGTCCAGGTCCAGGTCAGCGGTGGAGAAGCCTATGTAGTGTTTGGCGTGCCGGAACAAAATGTTGTTTTGGATAAAGTAGGTGAGATTTATCCCAATCCTGTAAATGACAACCCCAAATTTGACATCACTGTCAGAAAGCCGGTCAGCCTGGAGATCAGCATTTTCGGCCAGACCGGTCAATTGATGGATGTCCGGGTTTTATCCTTAGGTACAGGAATGCACAGCATAAAGCTCGACATCGGTTCACTAACGGTTGGTTTGTATCTTCTCAGGCTAACGACCGGACAAGGTGAAGTGGTAAGCCGCAAGTTCTTGAAAGTACAGTAA
- a CDS encoding DUF1028 domain-containing protein → MKNITFLLFILLSQVLNSQDTFSIIAVDTITGEIGSAGASCIDETQIEGGALIISDVIPGRGAIHTQSYWNPTNQQNAHARMVEGMSPLEIIDWLSTHDAQNNPTVRQYGIVDFDTLGHARSAGFTGANCLNYKNHITGPNYAIQGNILLGQQILDSIEARFLNTEGSFAEKMMAALQGAKVIGADTRCTENGTSSLSAFIRVARPADTAGGFYCDLNVPSLPAGMEPIDSLQTLFNEWLGTVVGLKESRPESELLIYPNPASTYFIVDSRQLTVGSQQSLKIVIYNMLGEKIREVRTEEKETWRVKIDVSGYQPGIYFVTVLDKSAPVLTRELIIIK, encoded by the coding sequence ATGAAAAATATAACTTTTCTCCTATTCATCCTCCTGTCACAGGTTCTCAATTCCCAGGATACTTTTTCCATCATAGCAGTCGACACCATTACCGGCGAGATCGGAAGTGCCGGCGCCTCCTGTATTGATGAAACCCAGATTGAAGGAGGAGCGCTGATTATCAGCGATGTCATTCCGGGCCGGGGTGCAATCCATACCCAATCCTACTGGAATCCGACCAACCAGCAGAATGCCCATGCCCGCATGGTGGAAGGGATGAGCCCACTGGAAATTATTGACTGGCTCTCTACCCACGATGCTCAAAATAACCCTACCGTGAGACAATATGGGATCGTCGACTTTGACACGCTTGGGCACGCACGGTCGGCGGGATTTACCGGGGCTAACTGCTTGAATTACAAGAACCATATAACCGGACCGAACTATGCCATCCAGGGAAATATCCTGCTCGGCCAACAAATCCTTGACAGTATAGAGGCCCGCTTCCTGAATACTGAAGGTTCCTTTGCGGAAAAAATGATGGCTGCACTTCAGGGAGCCAAAGTCATTGGTGCCGATACCCGCTGCACTGAAAACGGCACTTCCTCGCTTTCGGCCTTCATCCGGGTGGCAAGACCTGCAGATACCGCCGGGGGCTTTTATTGCGACCTCAATGTCCCGTCATTACCCGCAGGCATGGAACCTATCGATTCATTGCAAACTCTTTTTAATGAATGGCTGGGTACCGTCGTGGGATTGAAGGAGAGCCGCCCTGAATCTGAGTTGCTGATTTATCCTAACCCAGCGTCGACTTATTTTATAGTTGACAGTAGGCAGTTGACAGTAGGCAGTCAGCAGTCCCTGAAAATTGTTATTTACAATATGCTGGGTGAAAAAATCAGGGAAGTGAGAACGGAAGAAAAGGAAACCTGGAGGGTCAAGATAGATGTGTCAGGTTATCAGCCTGGGATTTATTTTGTAACGGTTCTTGATAAATCTGCCCCGGTCCTGACCAGGGAGCTGATTATAATTAAGTGA
- a CDS encoding 6-carboxytetrahydropterin synthase — MPVVRISKEFTFDMAHALLGYDGLCKNIHGHSYTLVVTVIGSPMQDDASPKNGMLIDFKDLKNIIKQQIIDRFDHALVLNSASPKDLLDMLMKNYEKIVLLDYQPTTENMIADMAGKIKDLLPNKLKLFGLRLRETPTSSAEWYAADQ, encoded by the coding sequence ATGCCAGTTGTTCGGATCAGTAAAGAGTTCACCTTCGATATGGCCCATGCACTTCTCGGCTATGACGGTCTTTGTAAAAACATCCACGGGCACTCTTACACGCTGGTGGTAACAGTCATCGGTTCTCCCATGCAGGATGATGCCTCCCCGAAAAACGGTATGCTGATCGATTTCAAGGATCTGAAAAATATAATCAAACAACAAATTATTGATCGGTTTGACCATGCACTTGTTCTTAACAGCGCTTCGCCAAAAGACCTGCTGGATATGCTGATGAAGAATTATGAAAAGATCGTCTTGCTGGATTACCAACCTACCACTGAGAATATGATTGCCGATATGGCTGGAAAAATAAAGGATCTTCTTCCAAATAAACTGAAATTATTTGGTTTGCGATTAAGAGAAACTCCCACCTCATCTGCAGAATGGTATGCGGCTGATCAATAG
- a CDS encoding manganese efflux pump MntP family protein: MSLLPLLLISFLLSLVPFSVALNSSVYRCILWKEALRIAFVFALFETVMMAVGWVIGFSIKGFFHDLKIPVAVMIIFFIGARIFADARRLGAAQRTMAVESRRILMGFAFVISINTCLLGMGLGILYPDILILAGFVFGMVFLMTIAGVQAGKRGMMNFGRTAETIGGAGLVLICVLIIVQYLKIL, translated from the coding sequence ATGAGCCTCCTCCCGCTCCTCCTCATCTCCTTCCTCCTGAGCCTGGTGCCGTTTTCGGTGGCGCTGAACAGCAGTGTTTACCGCTGTATCTTGTGGAAGGAAGCGTTGCGGATAGCATTTGTCTTTGCCCTTTTTGAGACGGTAATGATGGCTGTAGGCTGGGTAATAGGGTTCAGCATAAAGGGATTTTTTCATGACCTGAAAATCCCGGTAGCGGTGATGATAATCTTTTTTATCGGGGCCCGGATATTTGCTGACGCGAGAAGGTTGGGTGCAGCACAGCGGACCATGGCCGTTGAAAGCAGGCGCATATTAATGGGTTTCGCTTTCGTCATCAGCATCAATACCTGCCTTTTGGGCATGGGCCTTGGAATCCTTTATCCTGATATCCTGATTTTGGCGGGATTTGTTTTTGGAATGGTATTCCTGATGACGATCGCAGGCGTGCAGGCAGGCAAGCGGGGCATGATGAATTTCGGTAGAACTGCTGAAACAATTGGCGGCGCTGGACTTGTCCTGATCTGCGTGCTTATTATCGTTCAATACCTGAAAATCTTGTAA
- a CDS encoding GAF domain-containing protein produces MTETQKTGRYQRIYDQLEELLKDKPNMIACMSTIAAVLHQKMDYYFWTGFYLLDHGELIVGPYQGSLACIKLKKDTGVCWAGINAAETIVVPDVHLFPGHIACDSRSKSEIVVPVRNSKDNIIGVLDVDSKEHGSFDEVDAEWLEKIVGLIGD; encoded by the coding sequence ATGACAGAAACCCAGAAAACCGGAAGATACCAAAGGATATACGATCAACTTGAAGAATTACTGAAGGACAAACCGAACATGATTGCCTGCATGTCAACTATCGCTGCCGTGTTGCATCAAAAGATGGACTATTACTTCTGGACCGGTTTTTATCTCCTCGACCATGGTGAACTGATCGTCGGCCCCTACCAGGGAAGCCTGGCCTGTATTAAACTGAAGAAGGACACCGGGGTTTGCTGGGCCGGAATAAATGCCGCAGAAACGATTGTTGTCCCTGACGTCCACTTGTTCCCCGGCCACATTGCCTGCGATTCCCGCTCTAAATCCGAAATCGTCGTTCCGGTAAGAAATAGTAAAGACAACATCATTGGCGTGCTTGACGTCGATAGCAAAGAGCATGGCTCTTTCGATGAAGTGGATGCAGAATGGCTGGAGAAAATAGTGGGATTGATTGGCGATTAG